From one Ochrobactrum vermis genomic stretch:
- a CDS encoding TetR/AcrR family transcriptional regulator, with translation MVEAVQDSGWRGSTDGWLEAAYQALLESGVDSVKIQPLAKKLNLSRTSFYWFFKDREELLSALIRLWRDKNTGGIVRQSEAYAESIAEAMLNVFDCWLNNDLFDSKFEFAVRSWALQSPDILEEVRDADRVRIEAIKQMFVRFGLTDISADVRARTTYLVQIGYISMQSREDIATRMKRIPEYIAIYTGHTPERRELNRFFARHGFRD, from the coding sequence ATGGTTGAAGCGGTTCAAGACAGCGGTTGGCGGGGCTCAACAGACGGATGGCTGGAGGCGGCTTATCAAGCATTGCTGGAATCCGGTGTGGATTCAGTGAAAATCCAGCCTTTGGCCAAAAAGCTCAATCTTTCTAGGACCAGTTTTTACTGGTTTTTCAAAGATAGGGAAGAACTGCTCTCTGCACTTATTCGGCTATGGCGAGATAAAAATACAGGAGGCATTGTCAGGCAATCTGAAGCCTACGCTGAATCCATAGCAGAAGCCATGTTGAATGTCTTCGATTGCTGGCTAAATAACGATCTCTTCGACTCGAAGTTCGAATTCGCCGTACGGAGTTGGGCACTACAATCTCCGGATATCCTGGAAGAAGTTCGAGACGCAGATAGAGTTCGTATCGAGGCAATCAAGCAAATGTTCGTTCGTTTTGGCTTGACTGACATTAGCGCTGACGTGAGGGCCAGAACGACTTATTTGGTTCAGATCGGCTACATCTCTATGCAATCTCGAGAGGATATTGCGACGAGAATGAAGCGAATTCCCGAGTACATTGCGATTTACACCGGGCACACACCTGAACGTCGAGAACTAAACCGTTTCTTTGCGCGACACGGTTTCAGGGATTAG
- a CDS encoding quaternary amine ABC transporter ATP-binding protein, translating into MADLNFDGIKIRELYKVFGPDAKTHVEAVRKGLSKAELNERYGHVLGLKDINIEMPAGCIQVIMGLSGSGKSTLIRHINRLIDPTSGEVLVNGNDVVKMNAADLREFRRHQTAMVFQKFALLPHRNVLDNALYGLEIQGFARSKAIDVAIDWIERVGLKGFEKKYPNQLSGGMQQRVGLARALANDAPVLLMDEAYSALDPLIRMDMQTVLLDLQKEIKKTIVFITHDLDEALRLGDQIAILRDGEIIQQGNRQDIVLKPIDTYVANFVKEVNRGRVIQVESVMEHIPTEYNFDSASVQKGTTVEDAIKVLARIDANDVVVLDDIGRPIGKVDLKTLAAATVAPHL; encoded by the coding sequence ATGGCTGACCTAAACTTTGACGGAATTAAAATACGTGAACTCTACAAGGTATTCGGCCCTGATGCGAAGACACATGTGGAAGCTGTACGAAAAGGCCTTTCAAAAGCCGAACTGAATGAGCGATACGGGCACGTGCTGGGCCTTAAAGACATAAACATCGAGATGCCCGCCGGCTGTATTCAGGTGATCATGGGATTATCTGGATCCGGTAAGTCAACTCTCATACGCCACATTAATCGCCTCATTGACCCAACCTCAGGTGAAGTCTTGGTAAACGGCAACGATGTGGTAAAAATGAACGCGGCAGATCTGCGTGAGTTTCGCAGACACCAGACAGCAATGGTATTTCAAAAATTCGCCCTGCTTCCCCATCGAAACGTACTAGATAATGCATTGTATGGCCTTGAAATTCAGGGGTTTGCACGCTCGAAAGCAATCGACGTTGCGATAGACTGGATAGAGCGGGTCGGTCTCAAAGGCTTCGAAAAAAAGTATCCTAATCAGCTTTCGGGAGGAATGCAGCAACGCGTAGGCCTCGCCCGGGCTTTAGCCAATGACGCGCCGGTTCTTCTCATGGACGAAGCGTATTCCGCTCTGGATCCCCTCATCCGAATGGACATGCAAACAGTATTGCTCGATCTGCAGAAAGAAATAAAGAAGACAATCGTTTTCATTACGCACGACCTTGATGAAGCCCTCAGACTAGGAGATCAGATCGCTATCCTTCGCGATGGAGAGATTATCCAGCAAGGAAACCGCCAAGATATTGTTCTTAAACCCATAGATACCTATGTCGCCAATTTTGTCAAAGAAGTTAACCGTGGACGAGTGATACAGGTTGAATCAGTTATGGAACACATTCCAACCGAGTATAATTTTGATTCCGCTTCAGTACAAAAAGGGACAACGGTCGAAGATGCCATTAAGGTTCTGGCTCGTATCGATGCAAATGATGTCGTCGTACTAGATGATATTGGGCGGCCTATTGGCAAAGTAGACCTCAAAACGCTAGCGGCAGCGACGGTTGCACCACATTTATGA
- a CDS encoding SDR family oxidoreductase, which yields MDKVILITGASSGLGEGIARELGGAGARLLLGARRLDRIEAIAAEICDADGIADARSLDVTDRSSMAAFVQSAMDNWGRIDVLVNNAGVMPLSPLVAGKQDEWERMVDVNVKGVLWGIGAALPIMEAQGSGHIINIGSIGALQVVPTAAVYCATKFAVRAISDGLRQESTKIRVTCVNPGVVDSELASTITHQETAAVMDAYRAIALQPSDIARAVRHAIEAPAGVDTTEITIRPTASAN from the coding sequence ATGGACAAGGTCATTCTGATTACGGGTGCGTCCAGCGGACTCGGTGAAGGTATAGCCCGGGAGCTTGGCGGAGCCGGAGCTAGGCTATTGTTGGGAGCACGTCGCCTCGACCGGATCGAGGCAATCGCGGCAGAGATCTGCGATGCGGATGGTATAGCGGACGCTCGTTCACTGGACGTCACCGATCGCTCGTCCATGGCCGCGTTCGTCCAGTCGGCCATGGATAATTGGGGACGTATTGACGTTCTGGTCAACAATGCCGGTGTCATGCCGCTCTCGCCGCTCGTCGCTGGCAAGCAGGACGAATGGGAGCGCATGGTGGACGTCAACGTGAAGGGCGTACTCTGGGGCATCGGCGCGGCGTTGCCGATCATGGAGGCTCAGGGGAGCGGCCACATCATCAATATAGGTTCCATCGGCGCGCTACAGGTGGTGCCGACAGCCGCGGTTTACTGCGCTACTAAATTCGCGGTCCGGGCTATTTCCGACGGACTGCGGCAGGAAAGCACGAAGATACGTGTCACCTGCGTCAATCCGGGTGTCGTTGACAGCGAACTTGCCTCGACCATCACCCATCAGGAAACCGCGGCCGTGATGGATGCTTATCGCGCAATCGCGCTTCAGCCTTCTGACATAGCACGTGCCGTAAGGCATGCGATTGAAGCGCCAGCGGGTGTCGATACGACTGAGATAACTATCCGCCCGACTGCCTCAGCAAACTGA
- a CDS encoding VOC family protein, with protein MKIVTSLSFQGQCREAFEFYARVLGGKITAAMPYGDGPPDMPITDEKYKTWLMHCWLEVGDQALMGADMDVQWAQNIDKPKNGFDVTLHTQNKIEGQRWFDQLSEGGKAVMPFGETFWSPGFGSLVDRFGIPWMINTIPSPDWKPSQG; from the coding sequence ATGAAGATCGTAACTAGCCTGAGTTTTCAGGGCCAGTGCCGTGAAGCATTCGAATTCTATGCCAGAGTCTTGGGCGGAAAGATCACCGCCGCGATGCCCTATGGCGACGGTCCTCCTGACATGCCTATTACAGATGAGAAATACAAAACCTGGTTGATGCATTGTTGGTTGGAGGTTGGTGACCAGGCACTGATGGGGGCAGACATGGATGTTCAGTGGGCACAAAATATCGACAAGCCAAAAAACGGCTTTGACGTCACTTTGCACACCCAGAACAAGATCGAGGGCCAGCGCTGGTTCGATCAGCTGTCTGAAGGTGGCAAGGCGGTCATGCCGTTCGGCGAGACCTTCTGGTCGCCTGGCTTCGGCTCCTTGGTCGACAGGTTCGGTATTCCTTGGATGATCAATACCATTCCGTCACCTGACTGGAAACCGTCGCAGGGCTGA
- a CDS encoding pyrroline-5-carboxylate reductase family protein, translating into MSSSLRIGIVGGAGWLGSAIAGAIIDAKVLKPKDLTLSYRSKPSTLFPNAKWTMDNEELASRSDVLILSVRPGDWDQLHLNAQGKLVISVMPGIRVDELRLRHNTARVVRCMPNAATAVQMSYTPWFTSSAVSPPDRTLTRLILGTCGLEDEVHNEYDLDYFTGLSGAGPAFPAMLGSLMIDEAVAHGISSRLAERAVKAVLIGTGRLLDRTAASPKDMIESFINYRGTTEAAIKAMLVADIDLIIAKGLSAAYFKSLSREATSEN; encoded by the coding sequence GTGAGCAGCTCACTTAGGATCGGCATTGTAGGTGGTGCAGGATGGCTTGGAAGTGCCATTGCTGGAGCAATCATCGATGCTAAGGTTCTCAAACCAAAAGATCTCACTCTGTCCTATCGAAGCAAACCGTCAACTCTCTTTCCGAACGCCAAATGGACGATGGACAATGAAGAGCTAGCGTCTCGGTCTGACGTACTCATTCTATCTGTCCGTCCAGGCGATTGGGATCAGTTGCATCTAAATGCACAAGGAAAACTCGTTATTTCAGTGATGCCGGGGATACGTGTCGACGAGCTCAGACTACGGCACAACACGGCGCGCGTGGTGCGGTGCATGCCAAATGCGGCAACAGCCGTGCAAATGTCGTACACGCCGTGGTTTACATCCTCTGCAGTTTCGCCGCCTGACCGTACGTTGACACGTTTGATCTTAGGCACTTGTGGATTGGAGGATGAAGTTCATAACGAGTATGACCTCGACTATTTCACGGGCCTCTCCGGCGCGGGCCCCGCGTTTCCAGCAATGCTCGGATCGTTGATGATCGATGAAGCCGTTGCTCACGGCATTTCCAGCAGATTGGCTGAGAGGGCCGTAAAAGCAGTACTGATCGGAACCGGACGTTTGCTGGATAGAACCGCAGCCTCTCCCAAAGATATGATTGAGTCCTTCATCAACTATCGGGGTACTACCGAAGCTGCAATTAAAGCGATGCTGGTAGCAGATATCGACCTGATCATCGCCAAAGGTCTGTCAGCGGCTTATTTCAAATCGTTAAGTAGAGAGGCAACATCAGAAAATTGA
- a CDS encoding ABC transporter substrate-binding protein, translating to MKKLFASTCLLVGLLGGATNGYATGCGNIVIASMNWQSAEVLSNLDKLILNEGYGCSADITLGDTVPTITSMAEKGQPDIAPEAWIDLLPDVVGKGTQGGKIVQVGSPLPDGGIQGWYIPAYTAQEHPDIKTIPDMLKHPELFPSTDDPSKGAVLNGPQGWGGTVTTSQLFKALKGEAANFNLVDTGSAAGLDGAIAKAYERKQNVVAFYWEPTALLGKYPMVRLDPGVRHDEAEWKRCNTVADCPDPKPNAFPVDRIVTLVAKGSIEKLGSDAMNYLEKRSWSNDTVAKLMAWMTENQASGEDGAKHFLKENKDLWTKWVSPEAAEKIEASL from the coding sequence ATGAAAAAACTATTCGCATCAACATGTCTTTTGGTTGGATTGCTGGGTGGAGCAACCAATGGTTATGCCACTGGTTGCGGCAATATCGTCATAGCTAGTATGAACTGGCAAAGCGCGGAGGTGCTTTCAAACCTCGACAAACTAATTTTGAATGAAGGGTATGGCTGTAGTGCGGACATTACCCTTGGAGATACGGTTCCGACAATCACCTCTATGGCAGAGAAAGGCCAACCAGACATAGCGCCGGAAGCATGGATCGATTTGCTTCCCGATGTTGTAGGCAAAGGTACTCAGGGCGGAAAAATCGTCCAGGTCGGCTCGCCTCTACCAGATGGCGGTATTCAAGGATGGTATATCCCCGCTTATACGGCACAGGAACATCCCGATATCAAAACTATTCCTGACATGCTCAAGCATCCAGAATTGTTTCCGTCTACCGATGATCCATCGAAGGGCGCTGTGTTGAACGGTCCCCAAGGATGGGGCGGAACCGTGACCACATCTCAGTTGTTTAAAGCTCTCAAAGGTGAAGCCGCCAATTTCAATTTGGTCGATACGGGTTCAGCCGCAGGTTTGGATGGTGCGATTGCGAAGGCATACGAGCGCAAACAGAACGTAGTGGCCTTTTACTGGGAGCCTACCGCGCTTTTGGGAAAATACCCAATGGTCAGGCTTGATCCCGGCGTTCGGCATGATGAAGCGGAATGGAAACGGTGTAATACCGTCGCTGATTGCCCAGATCCAAAACCAAACGCATTTCCGGTCGATCGGATCGTGACACTCGTAGCAAAAGGCTCGATCGAAAAACTCGGCTCCGATGCCATGAACTACTTGGAAAAGCGCTCGTGGAGCAATGACACCGTTGCGAAGTTAATGGCTTGGATGACAGAAAATCAAGCCTCTGGCGAGGACGGAGCGAAGCATTTTCTTAAGGAAAACAAAGATCTATGGACGAAGTGGGTATCCCCGGAAGCCGCGGAGAAAATCGAAGCTTCGCTCTAA
- a CDS encoding Atu4866 domain-containing protein, with product MQCIFVALAITTSLSPSIIAGKTEMLANHPYVGLWVTEDGYIRHELLPNGRYIEARGARKRAYEGRYEVTGTHIEYWDDTGFTADGGFINDILHHAGMVLYRR from the coding sequence ATGCAATGCATATTTGTAGCCCTGGCTATCACAACGTCTCTGTCCCCTTCCATAATCGCGGGAAAAACTGAAATGCTAGCCAACCATCCTTACGTGGGTCTCTGGGTGACTGAGGACGGATACATCCGACATGAACTTCTTCCCAACGGCCGTTACATAGAGGCGCGGGGCGCGCGTAAGCGCGCTTACGAAGGTCGTTACGAAGTGACAGGCACTCACATCGAATACTGGGACGACACCGGCTTTACTGCAGACGGCGGCTTTATCAATGACATTCTCCATCACGCCGGTATGGTCCTCTACCGTCGATGA
- a CDS encoding ABC transporter permease → MDWFTRFPHMDDDALRRLKQVIDEGFRSFTRSYGEIIEVFFSPLQQFLLMSERFMTQTPWPIILLIILVIAWVASRSLKIVVGSLVTLLTIGYLDMWEDAMRTISMIFVCTVLAIIIGLPIGIFMARSERLQRLINPVLDVMQTMPSFVYLIPVVMLLGIGRVPGLIAVVIYAIPPIIRLTNLGIRLVDRDVLEAADAFGSSNSQKLFKVQLPLALPTIMAGINQTIMMALAMVVVASMIGVQGLGQPVLKAIANQYFTLGMFNGLAIVGIAIIFDRISQAYGKRLQKHQEIVHG, encoded by the coding sequence ATGGACTGGTTTACCAGATTCCCACATATGGACGACGATGCACTGCGTCGCCTCAAGCAGGTCATAGATGAAGGCTTTCGTTCATTCACGCGAAGCTATGGCGAGATTATAGAAGTCTTCTTCTCGCCATTGCAGCAATTTCTGCTCATGTCAGAACGTTTCATGACGCAAACGCCTTGGCCAATTATTCTCTTGATAATCTTGGTGATTGCATGGGTCGCAAGCAGAAGTCTAAAAATTGTTGTTGGATCGTTGGTCACACTTCTTACAATCGGTTACCTCGATATGTGGGAAGATGCGATGCGGACGATATCGATGATATTTGTCTGCACTGTATTGGCCATCATTATTGGCCTTCCAATCGGGATCTTTATGGCTCGCTCTGAGCGGTTACAAAGACTGATTAATCCCGTCCTTGACGTCATGCAAACCATGCCTAGCTTCGTCTACTTGATACCTGTTGTCATGTTGCTCGGGATTGGACGCGTTCCTGGCCTGATTGCCGTCGTAATCTATGCCATCCCCCCCATCATTCGATTGACAAATCTTGGGATACGTTTGGTTGATAGAGACGTTCTTGAAGCTGCGGATGCATTTGGTTCATCAAACTCCCAGAAACTCTTCAAGGTCCAGCTTCCCCTTGCTTTGCCGACCATCATGGCAGGGATCAATCAGACTATCATGATGGCGTTGGCGATGGTCGTTGTTGCCTCAATGATTGGCGTCCAAGGTCTCGGGCAGCCAGTTTTGAAAGCAATCGCAAATCAGTACTTCACTCTTGGAATGTTTAATGGTCTTGCGATCGTCGGCATCGCGATCATTTTTGATCGGATCAGCCAGGCCTATGGAAAAAGATTGCAGAAGCACCAGGAGATCGTTCATGGCTGA